In the genome of Parcubacteria group bacterium ADurb.Bin159, one region contains:
- the hppA1 gene encoding putative K(+)-stimulated pyrophosphate-energized sodium pump: MTMFIPIIISLIGFLFIFLSTLQIKSKEKGPSSVEKIGSAIRKGAVAFLKKEYGVLIIFVLLISLALFLSPLGAKTSFAFLLGAFFSILAGNIGMKIATLANVKTSLASQKSLSSALNIAFSSGSIMGTSVVSLGILGISLLYLIFKDPQIIYGFGFGASLVALFSRVGGGIYTKAADVGADLVGKVEKNIPEDDPRNPAVIADNVGDNVGDVAGMGADLFESYVDSIIVAMALGTMINYGIKEKMVLLPLFLSALGLIASLIGSVVVKLWSKGKPNKVLNRGVFISNGLMILMSAFFIRFWLPSQINLFWALISGLLTGIIIGIITEHYTSSRKKPTQEIAKSSITGPATNIISGLSLGMESTVGPVLIVCLSILISFKLGGLYGLSIAAVGMLSTLGITLAIDAYGPVADNAAGISQMSNLGEEARKRCEELDAVGNTTAAVGKGFAIGSAALTALILAVNYSQAAGLNFLDILNPKVIIGLFIGGLIVFIFCSLTLKSVGKVAFSVVNEVREQFKDEKILRGEKSPDYERCVKIVTTSALSKMCLPSLIAILVPLLIGILLGKEALGGLLIGAIITGFLWAVMMANAGGAWDNAKKYVEEGNLGGKNSDVHKATVIGDTVGDPMKDCSGPSLNILIKLISIIALIIAPLL, encoded by the coding sequence ATGACAATGTTTATACCTATTATTATTTCCTTAATTGGTTTTTTGTTTATTTTTTTATCAACCCTTCAAATCAAATCAAAAGAAAAAGGGCCTTCCTCAGTGGAAAAAATTGGTTCAGCTATTAGAAAAGGGGCTGTGGCTTTTTTAAAAAAAGAGTATGGGGTTTTAATTATTTTTGTTTTATTAATCAGCTTAGCTTTATTTCTTTCTCCTCTTGGCGCAAAAACCAGTTTTGCTTTTTTACTAGGAGCATTTTTTTCAATTTTAGCCGGAAACATTGGTATGAAAATTGCCACTTTAGCCAACGTTAAAACATCTTTGGCTTCTCAGAAGAGTCTTTCGTCAGCATTAAATATTGCTTTCTCTTCAGGGTCTATTATGGGGACATCAGTTGTCTCTTTAGGAATTTTAGGAATTTCTTTACTTTATCTTATTTTTAAGGATCCTCAAATTATTTACGGGTTTGGTTTCGGCGCTTCTTTGGTCGCCTTATTTAGTCGAGTAGGAGGAGGAATTTATACTAAAGCCGCTGACGTGGGAGCTGACTTGGTAGGGAAGGTGGAAAAAAATATTCCTGAAGACGATCCTCGTAATCCAGCAGTTATCGCCGATAATGTAGGTGATAATGTAGGCGATGTAGCGGGAATGGGTGCTGATTTGTTTGAGAGTTATGTTGATTCCATTATTGTGGCTATGGCATTAGGAACAATGATAAATTATGGCATTAAAGAAAAAATGGTGCTTTTGCCTTTATTTTTATCAGCTTTAGGGTTGATTGCCAGTTTAATAGGTAGTGTGGTGGTTAAATTATGGTCGAAAGGAAAACCTAATAAAGTGTTGAATCGCGGCGTTTTTATCAGTAATGGTTTGATGATTCTAATGAGCGCATTTTTTATAAGATTTTGGCTTCCTTCGCAGATAAACTTATTTTGGGCTTTAATATCCGGATTATTAACTGGAATTATTATTGGGATAATTACTGAGCATTACACTTCATCTCGAAAAAAACCTACTCAAGAAATAGCTAAATCTTCCATTACTGGTCCAGCTACTAATATTATTTCCGGATTGTCTTTAGGAATGGAAAGCACGGTTGGTCCGGTATTAATTGTGTGTTTATCTATACTTATATCTTTTAAATTAGGAGGGTTATATGGCCTGTCTATAGCTGCTGTAGGAATGCTTTCCACTTTAGGTATTACTTTAGCTATTGACGCTTATGGGCCAGTGGCTGATAATGCTGCAGGAATTTCTCAAATGTCTAATTTAGGGGAAGAAGCTAGAAAAAGATGTGAAGAGTTAGATGCTGTAGGCAATACCACTGCCGCTGTAGGAAAAGGATTTGCTATAGGATCAGCTGCTTTGACGGCTTTAATATTGGCAGTAAATTATAGCCAAGCAGCAGGTCTAAATTTTTTAGATATTTTAAATCCTAAAGTTATTATTGGTCTTTTTATCGGCGGATTAATTGTTTTTATCTTTTGTTCTTTGACATTAAAATCCGTGGGGAAAGTGGCTTTTTCTGTAGTGAATGAAGTTAGAGAACAATTTAAAGACGAAAAAATTTTGAGAGGAGAAAAATCTCCGGACTATGAACGTTGTGTAAAAATTGTTACTACTTCTGCTCTTTCTAAAATGTGCCTTCCTTCTTTAATAGCTATTTTAGTTCCTTTACTTATTGGCATTTTATTAGGAAAAGAAGCTTTAGGAGGTCTTTTAATTGGGGCCATTATTACTGGATTTTTATGGGCAGTAATGATGGCTAATGCCGGTGGAGCATGGGATAATGCGAAAAAATATGTAGAAGAAGGAAA